The Alteripontixanthobacter sp. genome has a window encoding:
- the hslU gene encoding ATP-dependent protease ATPase subunit HslU — translation MIENLTPKAIVAALDEHIIGQKDAKRAVAVALRNRWRRQRLGAELRDEVTPKNILMIGPTGCGKTEISRRLAKLAEAPFVKIEATKFTEVGYVGRDVEQIARDLAEEAIRLEKDRRREAVREAASEAAMERLLNALVGDNASEATRAAFRERIVQDAMNDTEVEIDVAEAPQMPFDMGNMGGNVGMIDLGDMMGKAFGKTPTKRRKMKVPDAWDKLVEDEAEKRMDQDDVARVALENAETNGIVFLDEIDKIAVSDVRGGSVSREGVQRDLLPLIEGTTVSTKYGPMKTDHVLFIASGAFHVAKPSDMLPELQGRLPIRVELRALTEEDFVRILTETRANLVQQYVALIGTEDVTLDITNEAVAEVAKIAAQVNESVENIGARRLQTVMEKLLEDISFEAEAHSGETITIDAAYVRERLTELAQDADLSKYIL, via the coding sequence ATGATCGAAAACCTCACCCCCAAAGCCATTGTGGCCGCACTCGACGAGCACATTATCGGCCAGAAGGATGCCAAGCGCGCGGTTGCCGTGGCGCTGCGCAATCGCTGGCGGCGCCAGCGGCTCGGCGCGGAATTGCGCGACGAGGTGACCCCCAAGAATATCCTGATGATCGGCCCGACCGGTTGCGGCAAGACCGAGATTTCGCGCCGCTTGGCCAAGCTGGCCGAAGCGCCCTTCGTCAAGATCGAGGCGACCAAGTTTACCGAGGTCGGCTATGTCGGCCGTGACGTGGAACAGATCGCCCGCGACCTGGCCGAAGAAGCCATCCGGCTGGAAAAAGATCGCCGCCGCGAGGCAGTGCGCGAAGCGGCGAGCGAAGCTGCGATGGAGCGGCTGCTCAACGCGCTGGTCGGCGACAATGCCAGCGAAGCCACGCGCGCGGCCTTTCGCGAGCGGATCGTGCAGGACGCGATGAACGATACCGAAGTCGAAATCGACGTCGCCGAAGCGCCGCAGATGCCCTTCGACATGGGCAATATGGGCGGCAATGTCGGGATGATCGATCTGGGCGACATGATGGGCAAGGCATTCGGCAAGACCCCCACCAAGCGGCGCAAAATGAAGGTGCCCGATGCGTGGGACAAGCTGGTCGAGGACGAGGCCGAAAAACGCATGGACCAGGATGACGTTGCCCGCGTCGCGCTGGAAAATGCCGAGACCAACGGCATCGTGTTCCTCGACGAGATCGACAAGATCGCGGTCAGCGATGTGCGCGGCGGATCGGTCAGCCGCGAAGGCGTACAGCGCGACCTGCTGCCGTTGATTGAGGGGACGACCGTTTCCACCAAATACGGCCCGATGAAGACCGACCACGTGCTGTTCATCGCCAGCGGCGCGTTTCACGTGGCCAAGCCGTCCGACATGCTGCCCGAATTGCAGGGCCGGCTACCCATCCGGGTCGAACTGCGCGCTCTGACCGAAGAAGATTTCGTCCGCATCCTGACCGAAACGCGGGCCAATCTGGTCCAGCAATATGTCGCGCTGATCGGCACCGAGGATGTCACGCTCGACATTACCAACGAGGCGGTGGCCGAGGTCGCCAAGATCGCGGCTCAGGTAAATGAAAGCGTGGAAAATATCGGCGCGCGGCGCTTGCAGACCGTTATGGAAAAGCTGCTCGAGGATATCAGCTTCGAGGCGGAGGCGCATTCGGGCGAGACGATCACCATCGATGCCGCCTATGTCCGCGAACGCCTGACCGAACTGGCGCAGGACGCGGACCTGAGCAAATATATCTTGTAA
- a CDS encoding ubiquinol-cytochrome C chaperone family protein, protein MSFLSKLLGTAPDPREELRPLWQRIVGEARDPRWYASCGVADTMEGRFDMVSAVQALVLLRMERDPALMQRSALLTELFVEDMDGQLRQSGVGDVVVGKHMGKLMGSMGGRLGAYREALAAEDDALAEAATRNVSMGEDGDAACVALGLRALANRLDETPNDALLAGDFAQ, encoded by the coding sequence ATGTCTTTCCTCTCCAAACTCCTCGGCACCGCCCCCGATCCGCGCGAGGAATTGCGCCCATTGTGGCAGCGGATCGTGGGCGAAGCGCGCGATCCGCGCTGGTATGCGAGCTGCGGTGTGGCCGATACGATGGAAGGCCGCTTCGACATGGTCAGCGCGGTCCAGGCGCTGGTCCTGCTGCGGATGGAGCGCGATCCGGCGCTGATGCAGCGATCGGCGCTGCTCACCGAATTGTTTGTCGAGGACATGGACGGCCAGCTGCGCCAATCGGGCGTCGGCGATGTCGTGGTGGGCAAGCACATGGGCAAGCTGATGGGATCGATGGGCGGCAGGCTGGGCGCCTATCGCGAGGCGTTGGCCGCAGAAGACGACGCTCTTGCAGAGGCAGCCACACGCAATGTCAGCATGGGCGAGGATGGCGATGCCGCCTGCGTCGCGCTGGGCCTGCGCGCATTGGCGAACCGCCTCGACGAAACCCCGAACGACGCGCTGCTGGCGGGAGATTTCGCTCAATGA
- the hslV gene encoding ATP-dependent protease subunit HslV: MSNSDGSHGLQQWHSTTIIGVKRGGKTVVAGDGQVSMGNTVMKPNAKKVRRIGKDDKVVAGFAGATADAFTLFERLEKKLEAHNGQLLRAAVEMTKDWRTDKYLRNLEALMIVADDENLLVLTGNGDVLEPEGGIAAIGSGGNFALSAAKALVDYEDDAENIARKAMAVAADVCVFTNGNVVLETV, from the coding sequence ATGAGCAATTCCGACGGCAGTCACGGCCTTCAACAGTGGCACTCGACCACCATCATCGGCGTAAAGCGCGGCGGCAAGACCGTTGTTGCGGGTGACGGGCAGGTCTCGATGGGCAACACCGTTATGAAGCCCAATGCGAAGAAGGTCCGCCGCATCGGCAAGGATGACAAGGTTGTCGCCGGTTTCGCCGGAGCCACCGCCGATGCCTTCACCCTGTTCGAACGTCTCGAAAAGAAGCTCGAAGCGCATAACGGCCAGTTGCTGCGCGCTGCGGTGGAAATGACCAAGGACTGGCGCACGGACAAATATCTCCGCAACCTCGAAGCGCTGATGATCGTCGCCGATGACGAAAACCTGCTGGTGCTGACCGGCAATGGCGATGTGCTGGAGCCCGAGGGCGGCATTGCGGCAATCGGCAGCGGCGGCAATTTCGCCCTGTCGGCCGCCAAGGCGCTCGTCGATTATGAAGACGACGCAGAAAATATAGCTCGCAAGGCGATGGCGGTTGCGGCGGATGTTTGCGTATTCACCAACGGCAATGTGGTGTTGGAAACTGTCTGA
- the ssb gene encoding single-stranded DNA-binding protein produces MAGSLNKVMLIGNLGQDPEVRSFQNGGKVCNLRIATSERWKDREGQQQEKTEWHTVSIFSEGLIRVCESYLRKGSKVFVEGQLQTRKWQDQSGADRYSTEVVLRGFNGTLTMLDGPGGQGGGGGGQRGGGGGGDWNQGGGSSGGGGGGGWNQGGGSGGAGSSSGGSSGGGAPASGGSNYDDLDDDIPF; encoded by the coding sequence ATGGCGGGCAGCCTCAACAAGGTCATGCTGATCGGCAATCTGGGGCAGGACCCGGAAGTGCGCAGCTTCCAGAATGGCGGCAAGGTCTGCAATCTGCGGATTGCCACGTCCGAACGGTGGAAAGACCGTGAGGGACAGCAGCAGGAAAAGACCGAATGGCACACTGTCTCGATCTTCTCCGAAGGGCTGATCCGGGTGTGCGAAAGCTATCTGCGCAAGGGTTCCAAAGTGTTTGTCGAGGGTCAGTTGCAGACCCGCAAATGGCAGGACCAGTCGGGCGCTGACCGCTATTCCACCGAGGTGGTGCTCCGCGGTTTCAATGGCACGCTGACGATGCTGGATGGTCCCGGCGGTCAAGGCGGCGGCGGCGGTGGCCAGCGCGGCGGCGGTGGCGGCGGCGATTGGAACCAGGGTGGCGGAAGCTCTGGCGGCGGCGGCGGTGGTGGCTGGAACCAGGGCGGCGGCTCTGGCGGGGCTGGTAGCAGTTCCGGCGGCAGTTCCGGCGGTGGGGCCCCTGCAAGTGGCGGCTCCAATTACGACGATCTGGACGACGATATCCCGTTCTGA
- a CDS encoding outer membrane protein assembly factor BamE — translation MRYGKIFGLGLMMSGALVLGGCASIKESRGYITDATLTNAIQPGLDNRQSVEATLGRPSFTSQFGEPVWYYVSSVTGRRPFVRPRIQQHDVLAVRFDAAGNVVDTQRNGLEQVVYLRPDGDETPTLGRERSFLEDLFGNIGTVGAPGSAGPVGP, via the coding sequence ATGCGTTACGGAAAAATTTTCGGTCTGGGCCTGATGATGAGCGGCGCGCTGGTGCTGGGTGGTTGTGCCTCCATCAAGGAATCGCGCGGCTATATCACCGATGCCACGCTGACCAATGCAATCCAGCCCGGCCTGGATAATCGCCAATCGGTCGAGGCCACGCTGGGCCGCCCGAGCTTCACCAGCCAGTTCGGGGAGCCGGTGTGGTATTATGTGTCTTCGGTGACGGGCCGCCGCCCATTCGTGCGTCCGCGGATCCAGCAGCATGACGTGCTGGCAGTTCGCTTCGATGCGGCGGGTAATGTGGTCGATACGCAGCGCAACGGGCTGGAGCAGGTGGTCTATCTGCGCCCCGATGGCGACGAGACCCCGACGCTGGGCCGCGAGCGCAGCTTCCTGGAAGATCTGTTCGGCAATATCGGCACGGTCGGCGCGCCGGGTAGTGCCGGGCCCGTCGGGCCGTAA
- a CDS encoding ABC transporter ATP-binding protein/permease, producing MPPDYPTPTPPEQDNWATLKRFLPYLWPKDNPDLKRRIVGAIMLVLLSKAVVLSLPFAYKGAVDRMAEPVSGPTDTAAMVALALVVAYALGRFGGLAFDNIRNIVFERVGQKATAHLARNVFHRLHRLSLRFHLSRRTGEVTKTIERGTKSIDSMLYFLLFNIAPTIIELTVVAVVFYVMFGWELVAATALTVVAYIAVTRWITEWRVKLRAEMNELDGTALDRAVDSLLNYETVKYFGAEEREEARYAEATESYAAAAVKSENSLGLLNMVQSLITNALMAGAMAFTVWGWAQGRLTVGDLVLVNTYLMQLFRPLDLLGWVYRTIRQGLIDMAEMFKLMDTEVEVKDAPGAPALIVGRPSVAFDNVIFGYEPDRTILHGLSFEVPAGSKTAIVGPSGAGKSTIARLLFRFYDPAGGRILVDGQDIARVTQASLRANIGIVPQDTVLFNDSVGYNIAYGRDGASEDDVLRAAADASILPFIEKLPKGFDTQVGERGLKLSGGEKQRVAIARTLVKDPPIMLLDEATSALDTRTEQDILATLDRVSADRTTLAIAHRLSTIADSDEILVLDEGRLAERGTHAGLLRRDGLYAEMWARQASEGDVAEAAE from the coding sequence ATGCCGCCCGATTATCCCACCCCAACGCCGCCCGAGCAGGACAATTGGGCGACGCTCAAACGGTTCCTGCCCTATCTCTGGCCGAAGGATAATCCGGATCTGAAGCGGCGAATCGTCGGCGCGATCATGCTGGTGCTGCTCTCCAAGGCCGTCGTCCTGTCGCTGCCGTTTGCCTATAAGGGAGCGGTGGACCGGATGGCGGAGCCGGTTTCAGGGCCGACCGATACCGCCGCGATGGTCGCGCTCGCGCTGGTCGTCGCTTATGCGCTGGGCCGATTCGGCGGGCTGGCATTCGACAATATTCGCAACATCGTGTTCGAACGGGTCGGGCAGAAGGCCACCGCGCACCTGGCGCGCAACGTGTTTCACCGGCTCCACCGCCTGTCGCTGCGCTTCCACCTCTCGCGCCGTACGGGGGAAGTCACCAAGACCATCGAGCGCGGCACCAAGAGCATCGATTCGATGCTGTATTTCCTGCTGTTCAACATCGCGCCCACGATCATCGAACTGACCGTGGTGGCGGTGGTGTTCTACGTTATGTTCGGATGGGAACTGGTCGCGGCTACCGCGCTGACGGTGGTTGCCTACATTGCAGTCACCCGCTGGATCACCGAATGGCGGGTGAAGCTGCGCGCCGAGATGAACGAGCTCGATGGAACCGCGCTAGACCGCGCGGTCGATTCGCTGCTGAATTACGAAACGGTCAAATATTTCGGCGCCGAGGAGCGAGAGGAAGCCCGCTATGCCGAGGCGACCGAATCCTATGCCGCCGCTGCGGTCAAATCGGAAAATTCGCTCGGCCTGCTTAACATGGTGCAGTCGCTGATTACCAATGCGCTGATGGCCGGCGCGATGGCGTTTACCGTCTGGGGCTGGGCACAGGGTCGGTTGACGGTCGGCGATCTGGTTCTGGTGAACACTTATCTGATGCAGCTTTTCCGCCCGCTCGATCTGCTGGGTTGGGTTTACCGGACCATCCGCCAGGGGCTGATCGACATGGCCGAGATGTTCAAGCTGATGGATACCGAGGTAGAGGTGAAGGACGCCCCCGGCGCGCCTGCATTGATAGTCGGCCGCCCCTCGGTCGCGTTCGATAATGTGATATTCGGTTACGAGCCCGATCGCACGATCCTCCACGGGCTCAGCTTCGAAGTGCCCGCGGGGTCGAAGACCGCAATCGTCGGCCCTTCGGGTGCAGGCAAAAGCACCATCGCGCGGCTGTTGTTCCGTTTTTACGATCCGGCCGGCGGGCGCATACTGGTGGATGGACAGGATATTGCGCGGGTCACTCAGGCCAGCCTGCGCGCCAATATCGGGATCGTTCCGCAGGACACCGTGCTGTTCAATGACAGCGTCGGCTACAACATCGCCTATGGCCGCGACGGTGCCAGCGAAGACGATGTCCTGCGCGCCGCTGCCGATGCCAGCATCCTGCCCTTTATCGAGAAACTGCCCAAAGGTTTCGATACGCAAGTGGGCGAGCGCGGGCTGAAATTATCGGGCGGAGAAAAGCAGCGCGTCGCCATTGCGCGCACGCTGGTAAAGGATCCGCCGATCATGCTGCTGGACGAGGCGACCAGCGCGCTCGACACGCGGACCGAGCAGGATATTCTCGCCACGCTCGACCGGGTCAGCGCCGACCGCACGACCCTGGCCATCGCGCACCGCCTGTCGACGATTGCCGATTCGGACGAAATCCTGGTGCTCGACGAAGGCCGGCTGGCCGAACGCGGCACCCATGCCGGCCTGCTGCGCCGCGACGGCCTTTACGCCGAAATGTGGGCGCGGCAGGCGAGCGAGGGCGATGTGGCCGAAGCTGCGGAATAG
- a CDS encoding DUF177 domain-containing protein, with amino-acid sequence MSESELPRLIRTRPLPGSFAIEANAEERTALARRFAIEEVTALSASGELEARGGAIVASGILQAEIVRDCAISGEAFASELEEPIALRFVQELTLPGAIEDPEEGAIIEIDLEAHKGDEIEYSGDSFDLGEAIAQTLGLAIDPYAEGPDADKVRKDVGLEEPARDGPFAALAGLKRGS; translated from the coding sequence ATGAGCGAGAGCGAACTGCCCCGCCTAATCCGCACTCGCCCCTTACCCGGAAGCTTTGCGATAGAAGCCAATGCAGAGGAACGCACAGCCCTCGCGCGGCGATTCGCGATTGAGGAGGTGACTGCGCTGAGTGCGAGCGGAGAGCTGGAAGCGCGCGGCGGCGCGATCGTCGCCAGCGGCATTTTGCAGGCCGAAATCGTGCGGGATTGCGCGATTTCGGGCGAAGCCTTCGCCAGCGAACTGGAAGAACCGATCGCCCTGCGCTTCGTGCAGGAACTCACTCTACCGGGCGCAATCGAAGATCCCGAAGAAGGGGCGATCATCGAAATCGATCTGGAAGCCCATAAAGGCGACGAGATCGAATATTCGGGCGACAGTTTCGACCTGGGCGAAGCGATCGCCCAAACGCTGGGGCTGGCGATCGATCCCTATGCCGAGGGTCCCGATGCGGACAAGGTTCGCAAGGACGTCGGGCTGGAAGAGCCAGCCCGCGACGGGCCATTTGCTGCATTGGCGGGGCTGAAACGCGGTAGCTGA
- a CDS encoding pitrilysin family protein, with product MIRTILATTAATIALASTPALADDHMQSAPTITAPEIEFTQWQLDNGLRVIAIPDDTTGTVTTSLWYEIGSKLDPEGRSGFAHLFEHILSRKTENMPYNMIYGLTADIGGTRNASNGTDRTNYYEQVPAAYLEQMLWTHRERMAFPVVDDEVFNRERDVVKEELRQRVLAPPYGRFSRFVIPENAYDVLPHRRPGIGSIADLDSATLDDARAFYEAYYGPDTATLIVAGNFQMDRLRSLVDEYFSDIPRRKNPVDVTITAREPERSEPRVVNATAPNVPLPLVGTIWKLPPVTHPDTAALEVMDAIMARGDNSRMHAALIRSGKAVQAVHFAQQSEEAGVLAQFAVINPAADMAEVSAILLAERDRMRSEPVTPAELAEAKSELMASSLRRRETARGRAFALGEALVSTGDPRAADKRLAAIAAVTTADVQRVAQRYYDPQKRTDITYTQGPDDPSAYANPVPMPEFRTLPPATGAIRSVKPEGERMAPPEPGETPQVAAPEVVQATLDNGIRVVAVQTGEVPIATMSVLLPGGSRSDERAKAGVAQLAAALANTGTADMSAPEIAARFESLGASFGGGADVDGSAFDLTAPVANMQAAGELAAEIISGATFPQDEFERERKRAIDGLQVSLKDPGALTRFVVRAAMYGEAGYGTQPGGTTDSLAAITRDDLLAHREAYWHPATTQIVVSGGIAPEDAIALAEDLFGDWQVASAPPAEPADPAGDEQPVRTIVIDMPDAGQAAVIAAVRAPNRASGDYYPLTLANSVLGGGSSGRLFEEVRTKRSLSYGAYSGFASRADDSILTASAQTKNETADEVAKLFLDEFERLGSEPLDEDLLAKRRLYLAGGYSRSLETSAGFNNIVAGLLRQGLGAEEAALYAERLDDVSMQAASAAAASYVDPGKATIIVVGNAAEFLDDLRAIRSDVEVISAEELDLASAQLR from the coding sequence ATGATCCGCACCATCCTTGCCACCACCGCCGCCACAATCGCGCTTGCGAGTACACCCGCGCTAGCCGATGACCATATGCAAAGCGCGCCCACGATCACCGCGCCAGAAATCGAATTCACGCAGTGGCAGCTGGATAACGGCCTGCGTGTCATCGCGATTCCCGACGATACCACCGGCACTGTCACGACCTCGCTCTGGTACGAGATAGGCAGCAAGCTCGATCCCGAAGGCCGCAGCGGCTTCGCCCATTTGTTCGAGCACATACTCAGCCGCAAGACCGAGAATATGCCGTACAACATGATCTACGGACTGACCGCCGATATTGGCGGCACGCGCAACGCTTCGAACGGCACCGACCGCACGAATTATTACGAGCAGGTTCCGGCCGCCTATCTGGAACAGATGCTGTGGACTCACCGCGAACGGATGGCGTTTCCGGTGGTCGATGACGAGGTATTCAACCGCGAGCGCGATGTGGTGAAGGAGGAACTGCGTCAGCGCGTGCTGGCGCCTCCCTATGGCCGGTTCAGCCGCTTCGTAATCCCCGAAAACGCCTATGATGTCCTGCCCCACCGCCGCCCCGGCATCGGCAGTATCGCGGATCTCGATTCCGCCACGCTCGACGATGCGCGGGCATTTTACGAAGCCTATTACGGCCCCGATACCGCGACGCTTATCGTGGCAGGCAATTTCCAGATGGACCGGCTGCGCAGCTTGGTGGACGAATATTTTTCCGACATTCCCCGCCGCAAGAATCCGGTCGATGTCACCATCACCGCGCGCGAGCCGGAGCGCAGCGAACCGCGCGTCGTCAATGCCACCGCGCCCAACGTGCCGCTGCCGCTGGTCGGTACGATCTGGAAGCTGCCCCCGGTTACTCACCCCGATACCGCTGCGCTGGAGGTGATGGACGCGATCATGGCGCGCGGCGACAATAGCCGGATGCACGCTGCGCTGATCCGCTCCGGCAAGGCGGTCCAGGCGGTTCACTTCGCCCAGCAAAGCGAAGAAGCGGGCGTTCTGGCGCAGTTTGCCGTGATCAATCCGGCCGCCGATATGGCGGAGGTTTCGGCCATCCTGCTGGCCGAGCGGGATCGGATGCGCAGCGAGCCGGTAACCCCCGCCGAACTCGCCGAAGCCAAGAGCGAGTTGATGGCCAGCTCCCTGCGCCGCCGCGAAACTGCGCGCGGCCGGGCTTTTGCCCTGGGCGAAGCGTTGGTCTCTACCGGCGATCCCCGCGCCGCAGACAAGCGCCTGGCCGCCATCGCTGCGGTGACGACGGCAGATGTGCAGCGGGTCGCGCAAAGATACTACGATCCCCAAAAGCGCACGGACATTACTTATACTCAGGGGCCGGACGACCCATCGGCATACGCCAACCCCGTGCCAATGCCGGAATTCCGAACTTTGCCGCCCGCGACCGGCGCGATCCGCTCGGTCAAGCCGGAAGGCGAGCGGATGGCACCGCCTGAGCCGGGCGAAACCCCGCAAGTGGCCGCGCCTGAGGTGGTCCAGGCCACGCTCGACAATGGCATCAGGGTGGTCGCGGTGCAGACCGGCGAAGTTCCCATCGCCACGATGTCGGTCCTGCTGCCCGGTGGCAGCCGCAGCGATGAACGCGCCAAGGCCGGCGTCGCACAATTGGCAGCTGCGCTCGCCAATACGGGTACGGCAGACATGTCTGCGCCCGAAATTGCGGCGCGATTTGAAAGTCTGGGCGCATCATTCGGCGGCGGGGCGGACGTTGACGGCAGCGCCTTCGACCTGACGGCTCCCGTGGCGAACATGCAGGCTGCAGGCGAACTTGCCGCCGAGATCATTTCCGGCGCAACTTTTCCGCAGGACGAGTTCGAACGCGAGCGCAAGCGGGCGATCGACGGATTGCAGGTTTCGTTGAAGGACCCCGGCGCATTAACGCGCTTCGTGGTGCGCGCGGCGATGTATGGCGAGGCCGGATATGGCACCCAGCCTGGCGGTACGACCGACAGTCTGGCAGCGATAACCCGCGATGATCTCCTCGCCCACCGGGAGGCCTATTGGCATCCCGCCACCACTCAGATCGTCGTCAGCGGCGGAATTGCGCCGGAAGACGCGATTGCCCTGGCCGAGGATTTGTTCGGCGATTGGCAAGTCGCCAGCGCGCCGCCCGCCGAGCCAGCCGATCCGGCGGGCGACGAACAGCCGGTGCGCACCATCGTCATCGACATGCCCGATGCCGGACAAGCCGCCGTCATCGCGGCGGTTCGCGCGCCGAACCGGGCAAGCGGCGACTATTATCCGCTCACCTTGGCGAATAGCGTGCTGGGCGGGGGATCGAGCGGACGCCTGTTCGAGGAGGTGCGGACCAAGCGCTCGCTCAGCTACGGTGCCTATTCCGGCTTCGCCAGCCGTGCCGACGATTCGATCCTGACAGCCAGCGCGCAGACCAAGAACGAGACGGCGGACGAGGTTGCGAAGTTGTTCCTCGATGAGTTTGAGCGGCTCGGCAGCGAGCCACTGGACGAGGATTTGTTGGCCAAACGGCGGCTGTATCTTGCGGGCGGCTATTCGCGTTCGCTCGAAACGAGCGCTGGCTTCAACAACATCGTCGCAGGCTTGCTACGACAGGGCCTCGGCGCGGAGGAAGCGGCGCTTTATGCCGAGCGGCTGGACGATGTTTCGATGCAGGCGGCCAGCGCAGCAGCGGCGAGTTATGTCGATCCGGGCAAGGCCACGATCATCGTGGTCGGCAACGCAGCCGAGTTTCTGGACGATCTGCGCGCCATTCGCAGCGATGTCGAAGTCATCTCGGCGGAGGAACTCGATCTGGCGAGCGCACAATTGCGGTGA
- a CDS encoding aspartyl protease family protein gives MIRRPAHALAAPLAAGALLALAVPLLGASPGESEFPPGMEARTAAVDVAAPDANTIVMDADRSARMTVPVTVEGEGPFHFMVDTGSQATAVTREMGERLALPAAGRATLVGMASRRVVDLVELNGLEIGTSIFDDIRAPVLERKHVGADGIIGLDNLQDFRVLLDFRDNSMSLAEGQAARDRRGYEIVVRARRNEGQLVITEALVEGVRAAVIIDTGSQASIGNTALQRRIRARRKGETSSTDVNGAVLIGEYAIARSLKIDQIELTNLVISYADTPAFAALGYERRPVLSLGMNHLRMFDRVAIDFDKRRVLFDMPPGSKRNRPRRFDLPQ, from the coding sequence GTGATTCGGCGCCCTGCCCACGCCCTTGCCGCCCCCCTAGCCGCCGGTGCCTTGCTGGCGCTGGCGGTCCCCCTGCTGGGGGCCTCACCGGGCGAATCGGAATTTCCCCCGGGGATGGAGGCGCGCACTGCGGCGGTCGATGTGGCCGCGCCCGATGCGAACACTATCGTGATGGATGCGGACAGGTCGGCGCGCATGACGGTGCCTGTCACCGTGGAAGGCGAAGGGCCATTCCACTTCATGGTCGACACCGGATCGCAGGCCACGGCAGTAACACGTGAAATGGGCGAGCGCCTGGCCTTGCCCGCAGCGGGCCGCGCAACGCTGGTCGGCATGGCCAGCCGCCGGGTGGTCGACCTGGTCGAATTGAACGGGCTGGAAATCGGCACCAGTATCTTCGACGATATCAGGGCCCCCGTGCTGGAGCGCAAACATGTCGGCGCGGACGGGATCATCGGGTTGGACAATCTGCAGGACTTTCGTGTGCTGCTCGATTTCCGGGACAATTCCATGTCGCTGGCCGAAGGGCAGGCCGCACGCGACCGGCGCGGCTACGAGATCGTGGTGCGCGCGCGCCGTAACGAAGGCCAGCTTGTGATTACCGAGGCGCTGGTGGAAGGCGTACGGGCGGCGGTCATCATCGACACCGGCTCGCAGGCGAGCATCGGCAACACTGCCCTGCAACGCCGCATTCGCGCGCGGCGCAAGGGCGAGACCAGCTCCACCGATGTAAACGGGGCGGTGCTGATCGGCGAATATGCCATCGCCCGGTCATTGAAGATCGACCAGATAGAGCTGACCAACCTCGTCATCAGCTACGCCGATACGCCCGCATTCGCCGCGCTGGGATATGAACGGCGGCCCGTACTGTCGCTGGGCATGAACCATTTGCGTATGTTCGACCGGGTCGCGATCGATTTCGATAAACGCAGAGTGCTGTTCGATATGCCGCCGGGCTCGAAGCGTAACCGCCCCCGGCGATTCGACCTGCCGCAATAG